A stretch of Lactuca sativa cultivar Salinas chromosome 6, Lsat_Salinas_v11, whole genome shotgun sequence DNA encodes these proteins:
- the LOC111886879 gene encoding probable inactive shikimate kinase like 2, chloroplastic, translating to MAIPSTLSALPSPSCLSSKSLQPIHLTFPKTTISLSKSNFTPFSIHRSNSINLASSRKAISFICSSSSIVSTSTTNYEFSDDSQEVELRLFLGDESIQSSKDVIVDIDEKFLTIKTKHDGSFRTAMEISLYEKIKPAETIWLLDDDQLVVNLKKQDPDVKWPDITETWESLTVGVVQLLKGASVYLVGESSEINHKVSRELAVGLGYTPLNTEELLETFTKQTVDSLVIAEGSNAVAEAEGVILESLSSHIRSVVATIGGRHGAAASGDRWRHLYAGFTVWLSQSEAKDEVAAKEEARMNIEGGGGQGFCNADVVVKIGGWDSDYSKAVAQAALSALKQLILSDKKLPGKKGLYIRLGCRGDWPNIKPPGWDPSSGTGAV from the exons ATGGCAATTCCCAGCACACTATCGGCGCTACCTTCTCCTTCATGTCTCTCTTCAAAATCACTTCAGCCCATTCATCTTACTTTCCCTAAAACCACAATTTCACTTTCAAAATCCAATTTTACCCCCTTTTCAATTCATCGTTCAAATTCAATCAATCTCGCCTCATCAAGAAAAGCCATCAGCTTCATCTGCAGCAGTTCCTCCATTGTGTCAACAAGCACTACCAATTACGAG TTTTCAGATGACTCACAAGAGGTAGAGCTGAGATTATTTCTTGGAGATGAAAGCATTCAGAGCTCGAAGGATGTCATTGTTGACATCGATGAGAAATTCCTAACTATCAAAACGAAACACGATGGATCATTTAGAACCGCCATGGAAATCAGCTTGTATGAGAAGATAAAGCCAGCAGAAACAATATG GTTGTTAGATGACGATCAACTGGTTGTAAATTTAAAGAAACAAGATCCCGATGTGAAATGGCCTGACATTACAGAAACATGGGAGTCATTAACAGTTGGAGTTGTGCAACTTCTGAAAGGGGCTTCAGTTTATTTAGTTGGGGAGTCCTCAGAAATCAACCATAAAGTTTCTAGAGAGTTAGCCGTTGGCCTTGG GTATACACCACTGAATACAGAAGAGCTACTGGAAACTTTTACCAAGCAAACAGTTGATTCAT TGGTGATTGCAGAAGGATCAAATGCTGTAGCAGAAGCAGAAGGTGTCATATTGGAAAGCCTAAGTAG TCATATTCGTTCGGTTGTTGCAACGATAGGAGGGCGGCACGGGGCGGCTGCAAGTGGGGATCGCTGGCGGCATCTTTACGCCGGATTTACAGTCTGGCTGTCACAATCTGAAGCTAAAG ATGAAGTGGCGGCAAAAGAGGAGGCCAGGATGAACATTGAGGGTGGTGGTGGTCAGGGTTTTTGTAATGCTGATGTGGTGGTGAAGATTGGTGGTTGGGATAGTGACTACTCTAAAGCTGTGGCACAGGCTGCATTGAGTGCCCTTAAACAATTGATCCTGTCGGATAAAAAACTTccag GTAAGAAGGGTCTTTATATAAGGCTGGGATGTCGTGGTGATTGGCCGAATATTAAGCCACCAGGGTGGGACCCATCATCTGGAACAGGTGCTGTATAA
- the LOC111886871 gene encoding protein MOS2, which translates to MKLSFSLSSSKPPKPTLKSLQDQPSSSLKKEFVTEFDPSKSLADRNSKNPVVIAPISNEWRPQKKMRNIDLPVKSDDPNLEFEVMNHTVEQTDPNITYGLNLRGKKDSAPDSESKVQRSQSTSSIDNLMLNKLRNDLERLPEDRGMEEFEDMSVEDFASALLKGYGWVEGRGIGKNAKEDVKVVEYTKRTGKEGLGFVNDMPMPPTTESNNRSTKTKTEGVSNGERKESSGDRRSREEVKGRSGGGDRRSKDSTVHRSHSQRDESSYDKRKGSKRRHEISPAPTTSKSWLNSHIRVRIISKQLKGGRLYLQKGEIVDVVGPTTCDISMDNSRELVQGVEQEFLETALPRRGGPVLVLYGRHKGVYGSLQEKDNDNETAVVRDADTHALINVRLEQIAEYLGDPDDIGY; encoded by the coding sequence ATGAAACTATCTTTTTCCCTTTCATCTTCAAAACCCCCAAAACCTACTCTAAAATCATTGCAGGATCAGCCATCATCGTCTCTGAAAAAAGAATTCGTCACAGAGTTTGACCCATCCAAATCCCTAGCGGATCGCAATTCCAAAAACCCTGTTGTGATTGCTCCGATTTCCAACGAATGGAGACCTCAGAAAAAGATGCGGAACATCGATCTACCGGTCAAATCCGACGACCCCAACCTTGAATTCGAAGTCATGAATCATACTGTCGAGCAAACCGATCCGAACATCACATATGGTCTCAATCTCCGTGGCAAGAAAGATTCTGCACCTGATTCAGAATCAAAAGTCCAGAGATCCCAATCGACTTCCTCGATCGATAATTTGATGTTGAACAAGTTGAGAAACGATCTGGAGAGGTTACCGGAGGATAGAGGGATGGAAGAGTTCGAAGATATGTCTGTGGAGGACTTCGCATCTGCTTTGCTAAAAGGGTATGGGTGGGTTGAAGGGAGAGGAATTGGGAAGAATGCCAAAGAAGATGTCAAGGTAGTTGAGTACACAAAAAGAACTGGGAAAGAAGGGTTAGGGTTCGTGAATGATATGCCCATGCCACCGACCACTGAAAGCAACAACAGATCTACAAAAACCAAAACAGAAGGTGTTAGCAATGGGGAAAGAAAAGAGAGTAGTGGTGATAGGAGGAGTAGGGAGGAGGTGAAAGGGCGGAGTGGTGGTGGTGATAGGAGGAGCAAAGATTCAACAGTTCACCGGAGTCACAGTCAAAGAGATGAATCAAGTTATGATAAGCGTAAGGGTAGTAAAAGGAGGCATGAAATTAGTCCTGCTCCTACCACTTCAAAATCTTGGTTAAATAGTCACATTAGAGTAAGAATTATTAGCAAACAGTTAAAAGGAGGGAGATTGTATTTACAAAAGGGTGAGATTGTGGATGTTGTGGGCCCCACTACTTGTGATATATCCATGGATAATAGTCGGGAGCTTGTACAAGGTGTAGAACAAGAGTTTCTTGAGACTGCACTCCCTAGACGAGGCGGACCTGTTCTTGTTTTGTATGGTAGGCATAAGGGTGTTTATGGGAGTTTGCAGGAGAAAGATAATGATAATGAAACTGCAGTTGTTCGTGATGCAGATACACATGCTTTGATCAATGTTCGATTAGAGCAAATTGCTGAGTATCTCGGAGATCCTGATGATATTGgttactga
- the LOC111886873 gene encoding uncharacterized protein LOC111886873, whose amino-acid sequence MTNTFNMEEDEWQLEIKSNRMVETLKTSPLVYPDLCVQLFDGSAATDIHGWGPSFTLPHPSHDSPDINLNDVDGINVTHMESIPESPNEGTSSVFKNKGGKGKGKAAINAKIVEVGDEISKVARMLVEKHKEHDMASCMEKLVKMEWGISDPRYQTTVLLFGESADLRKVWLFLPTEACEMWLKNAGSKYGLM is encoded by the exons ATGACTAACACGTTTAACATGGAAGAAGACGAATGGCAACTAGAGATCAAG TCAAACAGAATGGTAGAAACTTTGAAGACTTCTCCACTAGTGTACCCTGATCTTTGTGTTCAGTTGTTTGATGGGTCGGCTGCGACTGACATTCATGGTTGGGGGCCATCTTTTACACTTCCCCACCCCTCTCATGACTCACCCGACATTAATTTAAATGACGTCGATGGTATTAATGTAACTCACATGGAAAGTATACCCGAAAGTCcaaatgaaggaacctctagtgttttcaaaaacaaaggaggtaaaggaaaaggaaaagcaGCAATCAACGCAAAGATCGTTGAAGTCGGTGATGAAATTAGCAAAGTTGCAAGAATGTTAGTGGAGAAACATAAAGAACACGATATGGCATCATGTATGGAAAAGTTGGTGAAAATGGAATGGGGAATATCTGATCCAAGATACCAAACGACTGTTTTGCTTTTTGGTGAAAGTGCTGATCTTAGAAAAGTTTGGTTATTTCTTCCGACGGAAGCTTGTGAGATGTGGTTAAAGAATGCTGGATCAAAGTATGGCTTGATGTGA